The window TCCTCCTCCTGGGATGGCTCAGAAACCGCGCGGGGCAGCGGTCGGGACGGAATCGACCCCGTCGCGGGTGACGAATTCGGGCGCGGCGGTCCCGCATCTTTCAGGTTTTCTTTCCGCTGCCTGGCGCGTTGCCGGGTACCGGTCCGCCGGAAAGCTTCCGCCGATTTCGCTTGTCAGGTACGATTATCGAAGGAGTCGTCCACGCGTTAAGTGCACATGACCGTTTTTCTCGACACGTTACGCACGGCAGGCCGCACGGCGCTGGACCTGGTTTATCCACCGTGCTGCGTACTCTGCAGGGCCCGGATGTGCGATGATCAGCCGGTCATATGCGATGACTGCGGGTCCGGACTGCTTTCGATCGATGCGCCGTACTGCGAACGATGCGGCCATCCGCTGGACGCTCCGGTGGCGCCGTGTCCGGCCTGTCCGGGCCGTACCTTTTACTTCGACGGCGCTTTTTCCGGGTTCCAGTTCAACAGGCCGCTCCAGGATCTCATCCATCAGCTCAAGTACCGAAACCGCCCCGGTATCGGGCGGTTCTTGGGTTCTCTCCTGGCAAAAAGGGTTGAACGGGAAGTCGGGATTCCACATATTACGGCCGTTGTGCCCGTGCCCCTGCATCCCCTGAGAAGCCGGGAACGAGGGTATAATCAGAGCGCGCACATCGCACGGGGCATATCGGATGAAACTGGCATTCCGGTCCTGGAAAACGCCCTTGTGCGGAGCCGGAACACGCCGACGCAGACCTCTCTGAGTTCCGAGGCGCGCATGGCCAATGTCGAGGGCGTATTCGAGGTCGTCCGGGTCGAGGCGGTGCGCGACGCCACGGTCTCGCTGGTCGACGACATATTCACGACGGGGGCAACGATCAACAGTTGCGCCCGGGCCCTGCTTCAGGCAGGCGCCGAAAAGGTGTTCGCCCTGACTATCGCGCGTGCCTGAGCAAGTTCGCATCATCCTTCAGGCGGCGGGAAAGAAGATTCGCATGCACATCGGCATATTGACGGGCGGCGGCGATTGCCCGGGATTGAACGCCGCGATCCGGGCGGTGACCCGCCGGTCGATAAAGACCTACGGCTCGACGGTCGTCGGAATACGCAATGGATGGGCCGGATTGATCAATAACGACACCAGTCCGCTCAGCCTGGCCTCCGTATCCGGCATCCTGCACCGGGGCGGCACCATTCTGGGGACATCCCGGACGAACCCGATGAAGGACGAAGGCAACGTT of the Gemmatimonadota bacterium genome contains:
- a CDS encoding ComF family protein, producing the protein MTVFLDTLRTAGRTALDLVYPPCCVLCRARMCDDQPVICDDCGSGLLSIDAPYCERCGHPLDAPVAPCPACPGRTFYFDGAFSGFQFNRPLQDLIHQLKYRNRPGIGRFLGSLLAKRVEREVGIPHITAVVPVPLHPLRSRERGYNQSAHIARGISDETGIPVLENALVRSRNTPTQTSLSSEARMANVEGVFEVVRVEAVRDATVSLVDDIFTTGATINSCARALLQAGAEKVFALTIARA